The genomic window CCAATCCAATAAAAATAATATCTGCAATTATAACGCCCGCATCAAAAGCAACTGCAGCGCGAAATCCTTTGGTAACGCTCGTTTCTATCAACACAAAAAAGACGGGGCCAATCATAAAAGCTAAGAAAAAACCAAGTGGTATGGCAGCCTGGATATCATCTATCATAGTACTTTAATTTTAAGGAGATGGATGTTAATCTTTATAAATAACTCTTCCACCAATCATATTAATTTGTTTTACGGTTTTGGGGTTCCCGTGAATTATCAAATCTCCGCCAGCAACTATTCTAACTTCAATAACCTCAGAACTTTTTACTTCCGCTTCGCCTCCGGCCTTTATTTTTATTTCGGAATTTATTGCTTGTAATGAAGCACCTTCATAAATACCGCCTGTTCTTATCTTTATATTCTGGGATTCAGTGGTACCGCTTACTTTGATAATACCACCTGTCACACTTTTAATTGATAATAGTTTTGTGTCGGTAATGACAGAAATTTCGCCACCCTCTTGGGCTTTTAATTCCAGCTCGTATTGTTTAAATGTTGATTGTGAAGCTACTTTGGCACCTTCATTAACATCGATAATATCGATTTTGGTATAAAAGAGTTTTACAAACGTTTTATTGCCATTAAAGGACTTATTAAGATCCATTTTAATTTTAAGAAGATCATTCTTTTGAACGATA from Formosa sp. Hel1_33_131 includes these protein-coding regions:
- a CDS encoding head GIN domain-containing protein, with product MKPYILFFLFSSFLVSSQTPISKTLGEFSELKVYDLINIELVQSTENKIEITGEDTSNVFIVQKNDLLKIKMDLNKSFNGNKTFVKLFYTKIDIIDVNEGAKVASQSTFKQYELELKAQEGGEISVITDTKLLSIKSVTGGIIKVSGTTESQNIKIRTGGIYEGASLQAINSEIKIKAGGEAEVKSSEVIEVRIVAGGDLIIHGNPKTVKQINMIGGRVIYKD